TCCTCTACCGTATCGGCCAGGCCACCCACCCGGCGGACGATCGGCGGGGCGCCATAGCGCTGGGCCCGCATCTGGGTGAGGCCGCACGGCTCGTAGAGGGACGGCATGAGGAAGATGTCGGCGCCGGCCATGAGCCGGTGCTCCAGCCGGTCGGTGAAGTCGAACTGCACGCCGATTCGGTTGGGCGCGGAGGAGGCCAGCTCCACCAGCGCCTGCTCGTACTTCTGCTCCCCACTGCCGAGGAAGACGAATTGCGCGTCGGAGTCGAGCAGGTCCCGCGCGGCCAGAATCAGGTCCAGCCCTTTCTGGGTCACCAGCCGGCCGGTCATTCCGAACAGCGGCACCTTGCGCCGCTGGGGCAGTCCGAACGAGCGCTGGAGGGCCGCCTTGCAGCGCCGTTTGCCCTCGAGCTTGTGGGCCGAGTACTGCGCGGTGATCTGCCGGTCGGTGGCGGGGTCCCAGGCGTGCTGGTCGATGCCGTTCAGCACCCCGACCAGCCGATCGCCCAGCGACTGGAAGAGATCGTGCAGACCGAAGCCGCCCCCCGGCGTCCGAAGCTCACGAGCCTGGGTGGGACTCACGGTGGTGACGAAGTCGGTGAAGGTGAGGCCGCCCTTGAGGAAGTTCACCTTTCCATACCACTCGAGCTGCTGCCAATTGTACAGCGACCATGGCAGCCCCACCTCGGGCATCACCTC
The window above is part of the Gemmatimonadales bacterium genome. Proteins encoded here:
- a CDS encoding glycogen synthase, with amino-acid sequence GNHSEEARVFRVAGPLKGPQVFFIEHLEYFNRPGIYGENAVDYPDNARRFAFFALAALTALPRLVAGPVLVHAHDWHTALVPVYLRTTLADQSFAADTTTVLSVHNPGYQGHFPPEVMPEVGLPWSLYNWQQLEWYGKVNFLKGGLTFTDFVTTVSPTQARELRTPGGGFGLHDLFQSLGDRLVGVLNGIDQHAWDPATDRQITAQYSAHKLEGKRRCKAALQRSFGLPQRRKVPLFGMTGRLVTQKGLDLILAARDLLDSDAQFVFLGSGEQKYEQALVELASSAPNRIGVQFDFTDRLEHRLMAGADIFLMPSLYEPCGLTQMRAQRYGAPPIVRRVGGLADTVEDDVTGFSFDPYTPEAFEEAALRALAGFATPAKWEAFMRRGMACDFSWERSVSAYLGVYRRALAWSGAGR